The DNA window CCGTCCGGTGTCCACTTGCCACAACCAGTCAGCCTGGTTTTCTTCAAATTCCCGCAACAATAAGGAAACGACTTCGCTTTGTTCGACAACCCCAGCCTCTGCGATCCGAGCCATCAAATAGGTTCGCGCGCTTTCTATGGTGCCAAAAATGGCAATCCCGACGAAGAATATAACTATCGCTGAAATAGCGAACTCGCCCAATATGGCGGCGCTAATTGCCGCTGCTAATCCGGTGAGCGTGGTAAATATAATCGAGCCCAGAGGGGCTGCTGCAACTACCAGAGCAGATCCAACAATCAGCACCGAAACAATTGACCACAGCGCCAATAATTCCTTCGCCGTCCCTTGAAAGGCAAAGAAGCCAATCGGGACGCACCAAACAACCGCTATGAAAGCGATTGCACGGCAATGATGGTTGAATTCGGTGCTAGTCATGCGCCGAGTGTCTGCATCAGCCAGACTCTTGTCGCAGCGCACGCCGTAATACAGAACTCCTACTAATGCTAACACCCAGCTAACCAGTGCCAGCACGCCCACACTTCCGAAATAGACCCAAATCGCAAGGATGGCGGCTACAATGTGCGCACCGACCCTCAGCGGCGCGCCTTGGGCCAATTTAGCATATTGCAGGCCACGCAGACGCGCCCAATCTTCCTGATCGGGGTTTCTGATCCCTAGGACCGCCAAAGCTGGCAAGCGTGCCGGCAACGCCGGTAAATCGGATGGACTTTCATTCACCGCGAAACCGGTAAGCGAAACAAGTTAGCACGGAGTAAAAATGCCAAGCCTTTTATGTCGGCTCAAGCGTATTTTATACTGTAAGCATGGTTTATACTGGTCGCCTCGTTAGACTATTGGTCATTCAACGGTCACAGATTTCGCCAAATTCCGCGGCTGATCCACATCAGTGCCTTTGACGCAGGCGACATGATAAGCGAGCAATTGCACCGGAACCGCATAGACAAGCGGAGCAATTAAAGGGTGAACCTTGGGCATTTCGATTGTAGCGATACATCCCTCGCCTGCTTCCACGATACCATCGCGGTCGGAAATGAGAACAATCTGACCGCCGCGAGCGCGAACTTCATGCATATTCGAAACGGTCTTCTCAAACAATGGACCGGACGGCGCCAGCACGATAACTGGAACCAATTCATCAATCAGAGCAATCGGGCCGTGCTTCATTTCACCTGAGGCGTAACCTTCTGCATGGATATAACTGATTTCTTTAAGCTTTAACGCGCCTTCGAGCGCCAAAGGATAGTCAGGACCGCGGCCCAAATAAAGCACATCGCGCGCCGGAGCAATCAAATGCGCCATCGAAGCAATGTCATCATCATGGTCCAGCGCCGCATTCAAACAGGCAGGCGCTTCAAGCAGGTGTTTCACTACCTCCTGCTCTTCGGCGCGATCCATCCGGCCTTTCTTAACCGCCAGATGCGCCGCGAGCGCAGCGAGCACGGCCAGCTGACAGGTGAAGGCTTTGGTCGAAGCCACGCCAATCTCAGGTCCGGCATGGGTTGGTAACAGCAAATCGGCTTCGCGCGCCATTGAGCTTGTCGGGACATTGACCACCACCCCGATTATCTGCCCTTCCTTCTTGCAATGGCGAAGCGCCGCCAAAGTGTCTGCGGTTTCGCCCGATTGCGAGATGAACAGTGCTAGACCGCCATCCTCCAGCACGGGATCGCGGTAGCGGAATTCGCTGGCCACGTCTAAATCAACCGGGACGCGAGCGAATTGCTCGAACCAATATTTCGCAACCATTCCCGCGTAGTAAGAGGTTCCGCAGGCGACGATCGTAATCCGCTTAACTTCCGACAAATCGAAATCTATTTGCGGCAGCGCGACGGTTTCTTCGGCGCGGTGGACATAGCTGGCGAGTGTCTGCGCAACCACGGTCGGCTGTTCGAAAATCTCTTTTTGCATGTAGTGGCGATAATTACCCTTTTCGACCGAGGCAGCGGACGCACCCGAGGTCGAAATCTCACGTTCAACTTGGTTGTTCTCTTCGTCGAAAATGGCCGCACCATCGCGCGTGATAACCACCCAGTCGCCCTCTTCGAGATAGGCGATCTTTTGCGTCAAGGGGGCCAAGGCTAAGGCGTCAGAGCCAAGGAACATCTCTCCATCCCCATATCCGACAACCAGCGGCGACCCAAGCCGCGCACCGATCAACATGTCGGGATATTCACGGAAAGCAATCGCCAGTGCAAACGCCCCGCGCAATGTTGGCAGCACGGCCTTAACCGCGTCCTCTGGCGATGAGCCAGCTTCAATTCGCTCGGAAATCAAATGCGCAACAACTTCGCTGTCGGTTTCGCTTTCGAGCGTGCGGCCTTTGCCAATGAGTTCGTTGCGAAGCGGCTTGAAATTTTCGATGATACCATTGTGCACCAACGCCACATGATCGGTCGCATGGGGGTGCGCATTGTGCGTAGTTGGTGCCCCATGGGTAGCCCACCGTGTATGGGCTATTCCGATATCGCCCGATGCAGGATTACCGTTCAATTCGTCAACCAAATTGATCAGCTTGCCCTGAGCCCTGCGTCGGACAAGCGTGCCGCCATCAATCGTGCAGATACCCGCACTATCATAACCCCGGTATTCCATCCGCTTCAGCCCATCGACAAGGCGGTTTGCCACTGCTGATTTGCTGACGATGCCGATTATTCCGCACATGCGTTAATGCCTTCAATTTCTGGAACTGGATAGATTTTGCAGGCCTTTAACCACAAAAGCTGTGAAAATTGTGTAATTTTTGCTGACTGGCTCTTAAAAATAGATTGTCGCCCAGTCTATTGGTTTTGACTTACCGCCCACGCACCGTGGCAGCAACTTGGCCTCAATTACTAACGGCGTGACGGCTCAAATAACCAGGCCAAGGCAATTGCGATAGAATGCATGCGGACAACGGGTCCAATTTTTGGTGTGCGGATTAAGGCTGCGCCGTGAAAACAGCGCATTAAGATCGCGCCGCAAGATTGGCCACACTTTTCCTCATCCTTAATGTCCGCAGGACGGGAGTGTCGCCAAAGTTTGAACAAATCTTTCCGCACGTGGTTTACGATTCCTTAAAGACTAATCCGCCAAATCGTCCTGTCGCGCTCGAAAGCAGTGCGCATTTGGGGGCTCAATGACCAAGCTGATTGTTCAAATACCGTGCTTTAATGAAGCTGAGGATCTGCCTGCAACGCTAGCCGCGATACCACGCCGTATCGAGGGGATCGACACTGTTGAAATTCTGGTGATCGACGATGGCAGTCATGACGGAACTTCGGATGTCGCGCGTCGGTGGGGCGTACACCATATTATCCGTCACCGTAGAAACCGCGGTCTCGCCTCAGCATTCCGCTCCGGTATTCGTGCTGCGCTGGAGGCTGGAGCTGATATCATCGTTAATACCGATGCCGATGGCCAATATGAAGGCGCAGACATTGCCGCGCTGGTCGGGCCTGTAATCGCTGGTAACGCCGATATTGTCATCGGTGATCGCGGCGTAGGTAACAATGAGTATTTCGGGCCTCTAAAACGACTGCTTCAGCGCCTCGGCAGCACGGTCGTGCGGCGCCTGTCGCGTACAGAAATCACCGATGCCGTGAGCGGGTTTCGTGCGATGACACGCGCCGCTGCTCAACAAATCAATATCACCACCGACTTCAGCTATACCACAGATATGCTGATCCAATCAGGCCGCAAGCGCTTTGCGATTAAGAGCGTGCCGATCCGCACTAACAAGACCCTGCGCCCTTCTCGCCTGTTCAGTTCGGTACCGCGGTTCATCATAAACACCGGCATCACTATTGCCCGCGCCTACACTACGCATAATCCATTACGCGTATTTGTTGGCGGCGGAGCATTGATCGCCCTGATTGGGCTGGCTCCAATCCTGCGTTTCGGTTGGTTTTATCTGTCAGGTGACGGAGACGGTCATATTCAGTCGCTGGTTATCGGCGGCGCTTTGCTGGTGCTGGGCACGCTGGTTGCAATAATGGGTGTGCTTGCTGATTTGGTCGCTGCAAACCGCAAGCTGATTGAGACAAATTTGTACGAAATCCGCCAGTTGCGAGATGAATTGAAACTGCGTCCAGAAGCGCAAAAATCAGGCGAAGATTCCGTTCCATTACGCCAAGTAAAATCCGCCAGAAATTGACTGCCATGGCGACCTATCCCGCCAGATTAAGCGGATTTTGGAAGCGTGCATCGCATACGCAAATACTTTGCGTGATGTTGGCTACAGTCATCACGCTCCAAGCGACGCTCATTCCACGATTGGCGATTAATTGGGACGAATTTTTCTTCTATCACGAGGTCTGGCAATTTGCCCAAGACGGAACACTCGACCGGGCGATCCAAACTCTCCATGTTCGGGTGTTCGCATGGATAACTTGGCTTCCCGGAAATGCTGCCGATCATATTATTGTGGCCCGCTCGGTCATGTTCCTGTTCGAACTTGGCACAATCGGGGCGATTTACGCATTGGCGAGAAAATTCGGCACGCATAACAGCGCGCTGCTGTGCGCTCTTGCTTACGTCTCGTTTGGTTTTGTTTTTAGCCATGGATTTTCATTTCGAACCGATCCAATGGCAGCGGCGTTCCTTTCCGGCGCGCTCGCCTTGTTTGCCTGGAAACGGCTGAGCGTGATGTGGATACTGGCCATTAGCTGCTTAGTCGCTCTGGCATTTCTAACTACGATCAAGAGCGTTCTTTGGGCACCCGCCTTCGCCGGGATTGCATGGCTTAGATGGTCTGAAGCCGATTGCAGCCTTCGCTTTGCCGGACGGCTGGTTGCAATTGCTTTGACCGTCGTTTTAGCCGGCTCTACATTCTATTGGCTTCACAGCCTTACGCTCGATCCACAACATCTCACGCAAACAGGGGCCTCCGGAAAGGGAGCAGCCCAAAAGATGTTCTCAATCGGCATCCAACCATACTGGCGGTTTATTCCCAAAGCAGTCGCGCTTGGAATTGTAACGACACTAATGATGCTTGCGGCTCCGTTCAATTGGCGGGGCCTACCAAGCCCAAAGTGGATTGCTTTAGCAAGCCTATGGATGCCGCTGACTACTTTTCTGTTCTATCACAACACCGC is part of the Pontixanthobacter gangjinensis genome and encodes:
- the glmS gene encoding glutamine--fructose-6-phosphate transaminase (isomerizing), producing MCGIIGIVSKSAVANRLVDGLKRMEYRGYDSAGICTIDGGTLVRRRAQGKLINLVDELNGNPASGDIGIAHTRWATHGAPTTHNAHPHATDHVALVHNGIIENFKPLRNELIGKGRTLESETDSEVVAHLISERIEAGSSPEDAVKAVLPTLRGAFALAIAFREYPDMLIGARLGSPLVVGYGDGEMFLGSDALALAPLTQKIAYLEEGDWVVITRDGAAIFDEENNQVEREISTSGASAASVEKGNYRHYMQKEIFEQPTVVAQTLASYVHRAEETVALPQIDFDLSEVKRITIVACGTSYYAGMVAKYWFEQFARVPVDLDVASEFRYRDPVLEDGGLALFISQSGETADTLAALRHCKKEGQIIGVVVNVPTSSMAREADLLLPTHAGPEIGVASTKAFTCQLAVLAALAAHLAVKKGRMDRAEEQEVVKHLLEAPACLNAALDHDDDIASMAHLIAPARDVLYLGRGPDYPLALEGALKLKEISYIHAEGYASGEMKHGPIALIDELVPVIVLAPSGPLFEKTVSNMHEVRARGGQIVLISDRDGIVEAGEGCIATIEMPKVHPLIAPLVYAVPVQLLAYHVACVKGTDVDQPRNLAKSVTVE
- a CDS encoding glycosyltransferase family 2 protein, coding for MTKLIVQIPCFNEAEDLPATLAAIPRRIEGIDTVEILVIDDGSHDGTSDVARRWGVHHIIRHRRNRGLASAFRSGIRAALEAGADIIVNTDADGQYEGADIAALVGPVIAGNADIVIGDRGVGNNEYFGPLKRLLQRLGSTVVRRLSRTEITDAVSGFRAMTRAAAQQINITTDFSYTTDMLIQSGRKRFAIKSVPIRTNKTLRPSRLFSSVPRFIINTGITIARAYTTHNPLRVFVGGGALIALIGLAPILRFGWFYLSGDGDGHIQSLVIGGALLVLGTLVAIMGVLADLVAANRKLIETNLYEIRQLRDELKLRPEAQKSGEDSVPLRQVKSARN
- a CDS encoding ArnT family glycosyltransferase yields the protein MATYPARLSGFWKRASHTQILCVMLATVITLQATLIPRLAINWDEFFFYHEVWQFAQDGTLDRAIQTLHVRVFAWITWLPGNAADHIIVARSVMFLFELGTIGAIYALARKFGTHNSALLCALAYVSFGFVFSHGFSFRTDPMAAAFLSGALALFAWKRLSVMWILAISCLVALAFLTTIKSVLWAPAFAGIAWLRWSEADCSLRFAGRLVAIALTVVLAGSTFYWLHSLTLDPQHLTQTGASGKGAAQKMFSIGIQPYWRFIPKAVALGIVTTLMMLAAPFNWRGLPSPKWIALASLWMPLTTFLFYHNTAAYYYAFILPPVIAAAAPVAGKILEKYNPWLISLAMACAVPPLLVAPDPAAKANQYLVINTAGKMFEQPVAYFDYAYMLPGFDKKNGFMTPWGIESYLIAQRPIYSQAMQNGPVPLVLENHAAWTKLLRTDEPSGEFLANDAAAIRETYIHAWGVFWLAGLELDPSNSVQWNVRVPGCYQIQQGVAEIDGRRFDHGAEVKLERGSIKVSNAGKIPLRIIWNKGVTLPRQPMAEGPIWMDF